The proteins below come from a single Papaver somniferum cultivar HN1 chromosome 11, ASM357369v1, whole genome shotgun sequence genomic window:
- the LOC113324548 gene encoding uncharacterized protein LOC113324548, with product MGFGLNQTPEDTLSQGNFTSTTPITTIPSPIIRDLNQYCLIDLNECYPEENDDGDSEEEEENEEEEEIHCPINTNAKLEPIQHGNKKKNLTSDIKRRILEKLMQGSTDGRLHRGVITDTAARFEVGFRTVSRLWHDAKLANANGDVVDISSKMVNRVGRKRIELDLDRIKLIPLRKRTIIRGITHELNLSTSTVHRLIKDGNLRPHSNALRPGLTDENKIARVNFYLKMIDKGMTQSSSSFIDMLDRIHIDEKWFYITRRAQKYYLHAEEEDPLRTCKSKIFITTIMFLTAVARPRLGFDGKIGI from the coding sequence ATGGGTTTTGGCTTGAATCAAACTCCTGAGGATACTCTATCTCAAGGTAATTTTACATCAACTACTCCAATTACTACAATTCCATCTCCAATTATTAGAGATTTAAATCAATATTGTCTCATCGATTTAAACGAATGTTACCCGGAAGAAAATGATGATGgtgatagtgaagaagaagaagaaaacgaggaggaggaggagatacACTGTCCCATTAACACCAATGCAAAACTAGAACCTATTCAACatggaaataagaagaagaatttaacTTCTGATATAAAGAGAAGGATTCTTGAAAAATTGATGCAAGGAAGCACAGATGGGAGACTTCACAGGGGAGTTATCACCGATACTGCGGCTCGGTTTGAAGTTGGTTTTAGAACGGTTTCGAGATTATGGCATGATGCAAAACTGGCTAATGCAAATGGAGATGTAGTTGATATCTCTTCTAAGATGGTCAATAGAGTTGGCAGAAAGAGAATTGAATTAGATTTAGATAGAATTAAGTTGATACCTCTTCGCAAACGAACAATAATAAGAGGAATAACACACGAACTAAACTTGTCAACATCAACCGTACATCGACTAATCAAGGATGGAAATCTTCGACCACATTCGAATGCCTTGAGGCCGGGACTTACGGATGAAAACAAGATAGCAAGGGTGAATTTTTACTTAAAAATGATAGACAAAGGTATGACCCAATCTTCAAGTTCATTCATTGACATGTTGGATAGGATTCATAtagatgaaaaatggttttacATTACAAGAAGAGCACAAAAGTATTATCTTCATGCGGAAGAAGAAGATCCTTTACGCACGTGCAAAAGTAAAATTTTTATCACCACAATCATGTTTTTAACGGCCGTGGCTCGTCCTCGCTTGGGTTTTGATGGTAAGATCGGAATATGA